DNA from Plasmodium yoelii strain 17X genome assembly, chromosome: 13:
TTTTTGGGACCATTTGTACCATTAATTCctaataataacataaaagcaaatacaaaaatgccccatgtaaataatatgataaatttatcatttattcCAAAAAACTATATTCAAAGGAATAGTagttcatatttattaaaccctttaaaaaaagacaaacaagattatataaatgtgaaTGGAAAAGCATTGAATCCAAATGaccaattaaaaaaaaataaaaataaaaataaaaataattcctttaatttttctgattatttatcattttgtgAAAATCCAATGAGAAGTGCATCTGTAGATCAAAGTGTTGGCAGCTCAATTTCATACATAAGACGAAAAAGAGTTAAGGATTCATCTATCAAAAAACAAGATAAAAACAATACcttaagaaaaatatataattttttatttccttatAATCAAAAAGAGCTACTTGAAAAAAAGTATACagcaaaaaaatacaatCCTAAGCACGATTCTGTCAATTATAACCGATTAAAACACTCAAACAAAAATGAATCGTTTTGCATAACAAGTAGTAATTCAAATGGGGAAATACAGCATTTATATCATATCAATAATAGAAAtgatagaaaaaataatagtaatatttGTAATGAAAATTATGCTCATAATTCGTTTATTAACGGAAATAACAACGTATCATcctttaataatatacaaacTGAAAACAAAAACAATGCCTATAACAATTATTATGAATATTATAATCCTGAACACATGGAAAATGGCTCTTTCTTATATAATACACATcctaacaataataatatgactTTTGGaaaacaaaatttatataaaaataacattcCTAATGAATTATCCtttaaatataatcattatgATGATAGACATAAATATCCCGAAAAAATGGAAACtagtatttataaatttactGATCAGAAtggaattaaaaataaagagtCTAATATTACGAAccatctaaatttatatcattCAAATATGGATAACACAAATTCTCTTgttcaaaatttaaaaaaaaattatttgtcAGAAAATGTAagtaagaaaaaaaacaatggTAAAATATCTCAATGCAATGCAAAAAACAACATTGACCCTAAATCCGACGAGAAAAATATCACACAAATTGGAAACATAAAAACTCAATGTcaggaaaatgaaaataaatatattatggaTACGAATCTAAacgaaaatttaaaattttcaatgAATCATATAAAGAATGATacagaaaatatatcaagTGGAAATGACAAAAACCATATCAACTATAATTTTCATAACAATAACTTAGTAATGCAAAGtgataatattaacaattttaagaaaaatgaaaagcAGCTAACTggaaaaaatcaaaatacaattaaaaattcaaatgatgctaatttaacattttctaATGTGTACCAACACGTAAATTCCATTCCCAAAACAAACAATAATCCAAAGGACCCTAATATGGGAAACACAATGCTcagtaataattataaaaataacaatatattatatttaccaaaccaatataataatattaatacaaataataatgcaaaaacttatcttaaaaatatagacaaATTTCACTACAACAAAAATTATAGCAATACCAAAGATGGTATATCTCGTAACAACGaaatatatggaaaaaatacACTTCAACACAAAGATAGctttttattaaatgatcAGAATATTGCACGACAAAGTCAAATAAATACTACCAACGCTAAAGGAAATATGATACGTTCAAATTCAGCTTTTGAAAATCCTATAAATAAACTAAAAGAGTATAATATTGATAAACTTCTATACCCCAAAAGTAACACATATAAtgtaaataatgataaaaaagaatatattaaatctgagaaaaaattaaatccTAATTCAATAAACAAAGATTCTGCTACACCAAATAATAAAAGCACAATTCTTAATCCTTTAGAAAAACTAACACCAAAATATAAtgtggaaaataaaaataatactacACACGAATTAAATAATCTATTTAATAATCCCAAAGTATTAGACACTGCTGATAAtggcgaaaaaaataaaaataatgaaataactTATAATCCCAATTTAGCacaaattaatttaaatgaaaattatattgatcttataaataatgatttattaaatataaaaaaaattccatATGCTTCATCTCAATTTGAGATGAAAGAAACcgaattaaatataaatgatataaatgttaaatctattattatgaaTTCACATGAACGtgattttgaaaaattgaaaaaaacacataatagaattaataatggaaataatattAGTACAATTGATGGaattaatgaaatattattatccaTGTCAAAAGGGCGCGATAAATCTAGCATCCCATTGAATGCTTTAAATGAAGAATCAAAAAACAATGacttatataaaaaatcaaaacaTAGTAAACATAATAAACatgataaattaataaaaaagaaacagAAATTAAAAAGTATCACTTTCGACACCAGCTCCTCTAGTTGTACTATAAACAATAGGCATCATCGAAATTTGGAAAGTATTGTTAAATCTCAGGagtctatatattttaaaatgaaAACTATGACGAAAGCAGATAAAAAAGCACTAGgtaatgattataataacgCTACATTGTATAAAAAACTTGatcattataataataaagtagAAACAATTGCCATAATTCATCGAAATGGTACAGATGGTAATAATGGtgtatcaaaaaaaatagtaataaatagTGAGCCATTACGACCGTTTTTTAATAGAGATAGAAGTGACATAACATATGTAAACAGTTCAGTTGtgaatttaataaataaaatagagaGTAAAAAAAGTATTAGTAAAGATACAAACAATTCATGGAACCAAAAAAACGATGGTATTATtactaataaaaaaaaagtaagtAACTATAAAATGAATGCTTCCAGTGAATTAGCTACAACTGAATCAGAATCGCATTAtttaggaaaaaaaaaagctcTTGTCATTACACTGAGTTATAATGGTTTATTGGAAGGATCCGTAAATGATACTACTCAGATATGTAAATGTTTAGTAGAattctttaattttaatgaattgatattattaaatgattgtaatttttgttataaaaattttgttgCACAAAAAGctactaaaaaaaatattataaataatttacgtgattttattattaattctaataatggtgatattttattcttttattattgtgGTTATTCTACCAAAATTATTGATCCGAAATTTCGTGAGAATAAcaattttgtattattaccTCAAGATTattctaataataaatatatatattcaaatgaaatatcgcatataattaaaaaattaaaaggagGTAAACAATTATGCGTTATATTTGATACTACGtattcatcatattttattccGACATCTATATCtataacatataataaaagtataaaTGCAACTGAATTATCCAAAAATGAGCATTTACCATTTTCGTAcaagaaaaataattactCATTTAAAACTTTTGGAAAAATTAAAGATAGGCATACCGATCCAATTTATCTagaaaatgttaagaaaccTAGAAACAATAAATTCCCCGAAAAAAAACACATAAAAGGTGAAAAACAGACCCTTGTTCCATCCATATTTTTCTTCTCTCCTGATTTTAGAGATAGGAATGAATATGAGTTGCTCATGAAGGGGAAAGTTCGGGGTAAGCATATCTACAAATGCTAAtccatacatatatattatacaaattcgatataaaaagaaaatgtgTACACTTCATTTATTTGTATGCTAATCCATTATAATGTCTCTCAATTTTCGCTTTCTTTACAGGTTTATTAACATATTGTATAGGAAAATCCATAGAATTGTTGAAATCGAATTTTTCATATCATGATGTATTTCTCTTATCATCTCAAATACTTCTTaatattaaacaaaaatacaaaataaaatatataaattttagatTATCCTTCCTAAATGAGCATTCTCCAGatgatataaaatttttatcgCATGAAAGCctttatttatacaaaaaaagacaaattgAAGAGCCATTATGGAAAACATCCATAAGATTGGGTAGTATACATGAATCGACCAAAAGCAAGTTTAGTACGAATATTAGTGAACTCTCGCtaaatttatcaaaaatgtgcttattaatttttataaaagacATTCAATTTTTCTCAAAAACTAAAATTGATACTTCAATTGAATATTTTGTAAGTTGTTTTATTAAACCAAAGAATGTAAATATCCTTTGTGTCAGGTAATACATCTAGAAAATGTTCatcatatgtataaatatattatttgtatatatatatatatatatatatatatatatatatatatatatatatatatgatacaaCCTATTCAATTATTCACAAAAATTAACTAAttgaaattaatatatattttgtcttATCCCTTCTTATACATATTTCACATTAGGcgaaaaaatacaaaaccccaaaaaattgttagggataaaatatttttcttggAATACATTATTTTAGCCCTTGCCAGCATAgtacaaatttattaaaaaataaataatataaaattcttattatatatattttttatgtaaaaaaagaCATTATTTGACTGTTTAATTGCATGATTGAAACTTTGTCTTTTCTACAGAAAAATGCCAAATTTTATGTGGAACTTTttaaaaagaagaaaaaaaattactttGTCGCTCGAAGCGTGTTTAATATAAAGTAAGAATATCCTAAAAACAGAGTCAATTATATAAACATGTGAAGAATGTAAAAATGTGTGCAtctaaaatataaaaatatggaatcttcaacttttatttatttactttttttagAAACAAAGATGGGAGGTTTTCTTTAGTTAATGAAAAggttagaaaaaatataaaattaaattaaaaaatattctatATGTTACatatttctttcttttttcaatgttatatatatacattttttttttttttccttttttagaAGGACATCATTGGTATTATAGATTTGAATGTAAAACTCATAATAGAGAATTAGTATCTTTTATTTCCACATAtatgattatttattattatatttttaatttttatgaaaattgaTTTTCAAGTTTGTTTTTATGACCATGAATGTTCATAGTTTTTTGATTtgattttgtatttattaacataaaatttgttcatttttgtttttgtttttaagttattatttgtatttcatcttaatttattattaatctgtgaaaaacaattttgatttttgaaaatttttcttaatatttttaaattgtaaACTTTTTGTAAatgctattttttattttaatgcaaataaataaagtagGCATAATTAGCAATGAAACCTTGTCTGCATTTACCCATAAAATCATAAATGTAAACATGGTCCAATTGATTGTTAATTTATAGTTACACatactatttttttcttttctacaaatatttatatgtgtaTAATTTAGTAATTTATACAATCTCGATATATTGtaacaatttatttaatgacGTGTTTCTCACTTGTGCTTAGTATAAAataggaaatatatatattacagtTTCTCAATTCCTACTTTTTAATGTTTTTACCACttttaacatttatttaattgtCATACTTACCAACACATGCCTATTATTAGCATGTATTCCGTATacagttatatatttaattaattatataaagttTTGAAAATTAAGCATTATtatgataaattatatttataaacaattttaacaaaaaaaaagaatagaAAATGGGGGAATAAAAAATGTCGAAAGAAAAAATGACGAAAGAAAAAATGGCGAAAGAAAAAATGGCGAAAGAAAAAATGCATGGATATACGAAAATACAAACGTGAAATATATGATAGTAAACCTCttcaataatatatcaaaaacaCATTGGCAGCATAGATTCTTCAATATTTCTTAAAATCTCTTTAACTTTTATTAAAACACATTCTTCTTTGCATATAACCTCCCTATTGTCCATATCAACAAACACCTGAACATCGTTGTTAGCATTATCCTTAACttcaaattttaatatttctccaatttcattaattttgCAAATATCATCATATTCATTATTAGACTTTTCTTCGTTAAtcgtatttttaatataatcgaaaaataaattgtcatacatttcaaaatttatatttttactattgtTATTTTCCAAATTTAAGGTTAActcattttcatttaaattggagtcatctatattttcatttgcaTTTTTGTCACAATTATTACTGttcttcatatttatttttttcttttctccTTCATACAAAGCAGATTTGGGATTTTCTATAGAAtcattttcaccatttttattattacataataataaagccTGCTTTATATCTCTTTTTAATATTCTTTCAACATTTGCATAATTTTCTTCAACAAAGTCAACTATCATTTCGTATATTTGGGTATCCGTTGTATTATTACAAATtgataaacattttttattagatGCCATTGTATCCATAAATTcgagaattaaaaaatttatgctATCCGCAACCATATCATTAATAAGGCTTGATAGccaattaatttttattactttttcctcttcacaatataatatttttatatctttaacGAAAATTATGTTATCTTCCATAAAAATGTCTTCGTATACATTACTTAAAACGTTATATAATGCATCTAATTTATATGGATATCTAATATTAATGGTTTGATCAATTAATGctgtttttaaatttgtatattcaTGTATATCGCTTGGAAAAACAATAACAGGGGCAGATTGAGGTTCagatattattattgcttCTATTTCTTCTGCTTCTATTTCTTCTGCTTCTATTTCTTCTGCTTCTATTTCTTCTGCTTCTATTTCATCTTCGATATCCGCATAGTTTTTATCCATTTCTTCACCTGTTGCTTGTAAAGcatctatttttttcaattcaGTAAGATTGTTTTCTGCATCAGGCTcttttttagtaataatattttcggtaatttcttcttttttcataatattttcattgcCATTCAAATCTTCTTGAAATTGTTCATCCTCTATTGCCTTTGTATTGTCTAactcatttttttccattaattttatctgattttttttttttagtaatctaatttttttattaatttttttaatatgttgAGAAAGTTTCCCTAATGATATAACATGATCATTATGTTCAAAATGAAAGGATACTTTTTGTAATATTTCCGGAGTAAAAactgataaatattttttttcatctattagtttattttttaatctatttaattcatttctATCACCATGTACTAAAACAACATTTGGACATTTCAATTTTTCAATAAATGTTTTTGTTTGATTAAAATCGGAATGCGCACTAAATGAAATTTGTTCAAATTGACATTTCCTTTTGACTAATTTATCATTAATGGTTACAAATTCCGGTTCGGTTTTTAATTCATCTGCTAGTGTTCCTTTAATTGTATACCCAGTTATAATAACTCCGCTTTTCTTATCGGAtgcaattatattaaaaatacttTTTGATATACCACTTTGAAGCATACCAGGGGACGCCATAATTACACATGGGTAATTATCTTGATATAAATAGTTTAAAATAGAATCTAATGattttgcatattttacATACTTAAAATTAAATGGATTTTTACCTtcattaacaatttttttaataaaatcactacataaatttatatatgtttcatAAATACATAACGATTTTGTAGCCATAGaagaaatgtaaaaaattggaattttttgtaaattagGATTTCGATCCCAATGTTCTTCTAATATTAATAGTATTTCTTGAGCTCGCCCTAAAGCAAAAACAGGTAATAATACCTTTCCTTTactatttaatatattagttaacatatttaaaaaaattgccTCTCGTTTTCTTCTATTGTCATGTACTTTAATACCATATGTTCCTTCACATATTAATACATGAACATCAATATTCGGAATTTCAGCTATTGGTATATGTCTATCTATTTCTCTACTATAATCACCAGTATACAATAAAcgtatattattaatttctACTAAAAACATACATGCACCTATAACATGTCCTGCTCTATATGCAGTAAATTTTACATTTTCAAGTTCAATATTTTCGTGAAAATTAATTGTTTCAATTAATTCCATTGTAGCTTCtatatcatcatcatcatataacacattattactattttcatcattatttttatcaacaatataattatcataataagCATCATCATTGTCATCATTACTAATATATCcgtcattatttatattatctataCCATCAGATCCATTATCTTCTAACTCTTTTTTGCTTTTCatagatttatttttattcattaaatTCATACATTTTTCTATACGTGCATAATCACTCCACAGTAAATAACAAATGCTTTTTGTTGCTTCGGTCATAAAAACTCGCCCTTTAAATCGagttttattaattaaatatggCAATGCACCACTATGATCCATATGAAAATGTGTAATTAAACAGACGTCAATTTTTGATATATCATAGGCATCATATATAGGTAAACAGCCAATGCCCATAAAAGCTGGATGTATTCCGCAGTCTAGCATAATCGACGTTTTCTCACTTTCTATTATTACACATGATCTCCCTACTTCGCTAGCTCCTCCCAAACATACAATATTTATGTTactcatttttaaaaaaaaaaaataatagtaaaataGATCAAACTGGTTAATTTCCCATATATTTGTAAGTGTTCTAAGAGTGTTAATTATATTActgcaaaaaaaatattttgcaACAGTctactattatatattatttttatatatatcacaaTATTTTAGtgattaaataattttgtgCCAGAATTAATATAATGTGTTTTTTCTTCTCAGTTATCGCAGgtataatacatattattacCTCTATTGTGATTATGAACaccgttattattataatggaTGCGAATTTACAtcttttttcaatttcaaaatttttatcgTTCTAAAATTGCTTATACAAAAGTATACAATACATATTCTTGCATAATCCTACTAATTGGGGGTCGTACAAAAGTTGTTTTTTtacatcatttattttttatacattttgttTTCTCAAATGTTTTcctattttgttttatctcattaattaattattatgattaCTTCAAAACTGctgtgtatatattaattgtaATCTTTTACTTTCATTGAAACAGTCGAAATTGTGCATGGatatataaaagtataatattctatatattataaaaacataACATATGCTAATAGCAATGTttcaatataatttttttaaagatatataagtcatatatataactttaTGTTTATACTCAATTCTCTCCATATAATTAAGTGTTCCTACTAAGTATCTTCCTTCATATCCGCAATTCATCATTATATGTGatcttaatttattttattttacatattttcttaaaaatacattaattatattttttttataatattttatacattctataattttatcatttataatcataaaaaaattatatatgcatataatacgTTTCATGGGTGTTACGCATATTTtcaagaaattaaaaaaataaatcttttATGATGCCTTTTTCCATgctttataaacaaaattattcACCGTTTTCTTCCCtttaaattatgtatataatatatttttttaaatttatgtgaattttttaaaaatacctcattaatatttttattcatttaattttttaccTTAAGATGGTGAAAACCAATAAGTAAACAATTAAAGAgattatatattgttttttttatattaata
Protein-coding regions in this window:
- a CDS encoding metacaspase-2, putative: MRDINIYSPLYSSYENINIYKQIRKINDHSDISTANISCGTKGRILVKDAENEKIRPINKNMTQNLENLEDLEKNAKNKILCIPPREDNIKDLAFFQNINQENYALNGYNIPPNKIINSINPIRYTYLMPNNNIFYNKQHSIQSNSAGNYINNLNNSLKNQINNIRNDDKNYTGGYLLNGHNNATKSNISKIVDKNNGNNYILDNAHNLNTKNNTLYNYGNNLYNNYNGDVLNQYNQGVNIYRSMSSDNIHNTRNRYSRSLYNNNLTFLGPFVPLIPNNNIKANTKMPHVNNMINLSFIPKNYIQRNSSSYLLNPLKKDKQDYINVNGKALNPNDQLKKNKNKNKNNSFNFSDYLSFCENPMRSASVDQSVGSSISYIRRKRVKDSSIKKQDKNNTLRKIYNFLFPYNQKELLEKKYTAKKYNPKHDSVNYNRLKHSNKNESFCITSSNSNGEIQHLYHINNRNDRKNNSNICNENYAHNSFINGNNNVSSFNNIQTENKNNAYNNYYEYYNPEHMENGSFLYNTHPNNNNMTFGKQNLYKNNIPNELSFKYNHYDDRHKYPEKMETSIYKFTDQNGIKNKESNITNHLNLYHSNMDNTNSLVQNLKKNYLSENVSKKKNNGKISQCNAKNNIDPKSDEKNITQIGNIKTQCQENENKYIMDTNLNENLKFSMNHIKNDTENISSGNDKNHINYNFHNNNLVMQSDNINNFKKNEKQLTGKNQNTIKNSNDANLTFSNVYQHVNSIPKTNNNPKDPNMGNTMLSNNYKNNNILYLPNQYNNINTNNNAKTYLKNIDKFHYNKNYSNTKDGISRNNEIYGKNTLQHKDSFLLNDQNIARQSQINTTNAKGNMIRSNSAFENPINKLKEYNIDKLLYPKSNTYNVNNDKKEYIKSEKKLNPNSINKDSATPNNKSTILNPLEKLTPKYNVENKNNTTHELNNLFNNPKVLDTADNGEKNKNNEITYNPNLAQINLNENYIDLINNDLLNIKKIPYASSQFEMKETELNINDINVKSIIMNSHERDFEKLKKTHNRINNGNNISTIDGINEILLSMSKGRDKSSIPLNALNEESKNNDLYKKSKHSKHNKHDKLIKKKQKLKSITFDTSSSSCTINNRHHRNLESIVKSQESIYFKMKTMTKADKKALGNDYNNATLYKKLDHYNNKVETIAIIHRNGTDGNNGVSKKIVINSEPLRPFFNRDRSDITYVNSSVVNLINKIESKKSISKDTNNSWNQKNDGIITNKKKVSNYKMNASSELATTESESHYLGKKKALVITLSYNGLLEGSVNDTTQICKCLVEFFNFNELILLNDCNFCYKNFVAQKATKKNIINNLRDFIINSNNGDILFFYYCGYSTKIIDPKFRENNNFVLLPQDYSNNKYIYSNEISHIIKKLKGGKQLCVIFDTTYSSYFIPTSISITYNKSINATELSKNEHLPFSYKKNNYSFKTFGKIKDRHTDPIYLENVKKPRNNKFPEKKHIKGEKQTLVPSIFFFSPDFRDRNEYELLMKGKVRGLLTYCIGKSIELLKSNFSYHDVFLLSSQILLNIKQKYKIKYINFRLSFLNEHSPDDIKFLSHESLYLYKKRQIEEPLWKTSIRLGSIHESTKSKFSTNISELSLNLSKMCLLIFIKDIQFFSKTKIDTSIEYFVSCFIKPKNVNILCVRRKNTKPQKIVRDKIFFLEYIILALASIKNAKFYVELFKKKKKNYFVARSVFNIKNKDGRFSLVNEKKDIIGIIDLNVKLIIEN
- a CDS encoding cleavage and polyadenylation specificity factor subunit 3, putative, with protein sequence MSNINIVCLGGASEVGRSCVIIESEKTSIMLDCGIHPAFMGIGCLPIYDAYDISKIDVCLITHFHMDHSGALPYLINKTRFKGRVFMTEATKSICYLLWSDYARIEKCMNLMNKNKSMKSKKELEDNGSDGIDNINNDGYISNDDNDDAYYDNYIVDKNNDENSNNVLYDDDDIEATMELIETINFHENIELENVKFTAYRAGHVIGACMFLVEINNIRLLYTGDYSREIDRHIPIAEIPNIDVHVLICEGTYGIKVHDNRRKREAIFLNMLTNILNSKGKVLLPVFALGRAQEILLILEEHWDRNPNLQKIPIFYISSMATKSLCIYETYINLCSDFIKKIVNEGKNPFNFKYVKYAKSLDSILNYLYQDNYPCVIMASPGMLQSGISKSIFNIIASDKKSGVIITGYTIKGTLADELKTEPEFVTINDKLVKRKCQFEQISFSAHSDFNQTKTFIEKLKCPNVVLVHGDRNELNRLKNKLIDEKKYLSVFTPEILQKVSFHFEHNDHVISLGKLSQHIKKINKKIRLLKKKNQIKLMEKNELDNTKAIEDEQFQEDLNGNENIMKKEEITENIITKKEPDAENNLTELKKIDALQATGEEMDKNYADIEDEIEAEEIEAEEIEAEEIEAEEIEAIIISEPQSAPVIVFPSDIHEYTNLKTALIDQTINIRYPYKLDALYNVLSNVYEDIFMEDNIIFVKDIKILYCEEEKVIKINWLSSLINDMVADSINFLILEFMDTMASNKKCLSICNNTTDTQIYEMIVDFVEENYANVERILKRDIKQALLLCNNKNGENDSIENPKSALYEGEKKKINMKNSNNCDKNANENIDDSNLNENELTLNLENNNSKNINFEMYDNLFFDYIKNTINEEKSNNEYDDICKINEIGEILKFEVKDNANNDVQVFVDMDNREVICKEECVLIKVKEILRNIEESMLPMCF